From the Brachyspira suanatina genome, the window GATCCAAGAATCGCCTCTTCCATACATACCGAAAGCAGATGCACTAACTACAGTTAATATAGCCATAGCTGTCAATAAAACTTTTTTCATTGTTTTTCTCCTAATTTTTTTATAATCTTTTGACAGTGTCTATTGAGAGATTGCTTAAAAACTCAATAGACACCTAAAGATCCTCTGCATTTCATTATAGTGAAAAGTTATAAAATGTCAATACGTATGTATAGAATTATATAAAAAAATCACCATTAAAGAACATATTTACATATTTTTTTCATAAAAAATAATAATTTTATTTATATTAGTGTTGACTTTTTTATGTAAATTCATTAGAATAAAAGTGTTGGTAAGATATAGACATTAAAAAAAGATTGCTTATAATGTCTATAACCAATATTAGGAACAATAAAGATCCTCTAAATCCTTATTATTCCAATTGACACATTAGTAAAAACAGCATAATTTTTCCATTTAAATATCTGTTTTTACGGAGAATAAAGATCCTCTAAATCTTATTATTCTCACTGATTTTTTATAATCCGTTAGAATTATATAGATGTTCTAACGCATCTGGAAACAATAAAGATCCTCTGTCTTTGTTGTTTCCTAAAATTATTTTGGAGTTACTACTTACAATGAGTATTAACTATATAAAATTTTAGGAGAAAAACAATGAAAAAAGTTTTATTGACAGCTATGGCATTATTGACTATAGCTAGTGCATCTGCTTTCGGTATGTATGGCGACAGAGATTCTTGGATCGACTTCCTTACTCATGGTAATCAGTTCAGAGCTAGAATGGATCAATTAGGTTTCGTTTTAGGTAACGGTACTATTAAAGGTACTTTCGGTTTTAGATCTCAAGCTATTGGAACAGCATTAGGTAATATCATTTCAGGTAATACTGGAAATGTAGATTTAAAAACTACTATTTCTGCTGGTATAGGTTATACTTCTGAGCCTTTCGGTATTGGCGTAGGTTATAACTACACTTATGTAAATCCTAGATTAGGCGTTCATACTCCTGTACTTATGATCAATGCTTTAAACAACAACTTAAGAATAGCAGTTCCTGTTCAAATAGCTGTAAGTCATGATCCTTTCAATGATTCTGCTAAATTCCCTTATTCATCATCTACAAAAGATTATATGGGTATAAGCACTGATATACAATTAAGATACTATACTGGTATAGATGCTTTCAATGCTATAAGAGTATACTTCAAATACGGACAAGCTGGATTTAAAACAGCTAACGGAGCTAGTGAGTATTTTGCTCAGTCATTAGGTTTTGAAGCTAGATTCTATTTCTTGAATACTCCTGTTGGAAACGTAACTATCAATCCTTTCATCAAAGTTGTTTATAACACAGCTTTAAAAGGTGTAAGTAGAACTGTAAGAGCTGGAGAAGCTGTACAAAATACTGTTTCTGGTTATGATCCTAATTCTAAATTAGATGCATTTGCTGGTAGAAACATTGATAAAGATTTCAAATGGGATTCAAATCCTTATGATGTAAAAGCTCAGGCTGTATTAGGTATCACTGCTAACAGCGATGTAGTATCTCTTTATGTTGAGCCTTCTTTAGGTTATCAAGCTACATATTTAGGAAAACACACATCTGCAGATCCAGATTTAAATATAGATTCTAAAGTACAACATAGCTTAGCTTGGGGTGCTTATGCAGAACTTTATGTAAGACCTGTTCAAGATCTTGAATGGTACTTCGATATGGATGTTAATAATGGCGGTACAAGACAACCATCTAATATCCCTGTATACTTTGAAACTACTACAGGTATAACTTGGTATTTACCTGCTTTCAATTAATTAGAAGTTAATTAATACAGATCAATGAGAGGCTG encodes:
- a CDS encoding variable surface family protein; the encoded protein is MKKVLLTAMALLTIASASAFGMYGDRDSWIDFLTHGNQFRARMDQLGFVLGNGTIKGTFGFRSQAIGTALGNIISGNTGNVDLKTTISAGIGYTSEPFGIGVGYNYTYVNPRLGVHTPVLMINALNNNLRIAVPVQIAVSHDPFNDSAKFPYSSSTKDYMGISTDIQLRYYTGIDAFNAIRVYFKYGQAGFKTANGASEYFAQSLGFEARFYFLNTPVGNVTINPFIKVVYNTALKGVSRTVRAGEAVQNTVSGYDPNSKLDAFAGRNIDKDFKWDSNPYDVKAQAVLGITANSDVVSLYVEPSLGYQATYLGKHTSADPDLNIDSKVQHSLAWGAYAELYVRPVQDLEWYFDMDVNNGGTRQPSNIPVYFETTTGITWYLPAFN